The Pseudomonadota bacterium genome segment GATTTCCTCAAGGTGCGGACGTGGATCGCGCTGGACGACCGCGCCGCAGCCGCCGGGCTCTTCGCCGACGCGGAGCGGCTGGCGGAGATCGAAGGGCTCGCGGGTCACGCGGCCGCCGCGCGCCTGCGCCGGGGTTTTGCCCCATGACAGAATAGAAAAAGGGGTTAAGCTGTCGAACATAGGCCTTCAAGGGTGACGACAATGCTTTCACTTCACAAGACGCATCTCCCGGTTCTCCTCGTCGCGGGCGCCCTCGCCGTGGCGCTCGCGCCCTTGGGCGCCGCGGCGGTCGACTTCACCCCCATCGAGCTCGAGTCGCTCAAGCGGGGCGCGGTCGTCCGGCAGGAGCTGCCCTCGTCTCGACGGGGCGGCTTCTACGGCGGCTCCGGGTACGCGATCGTCGACGCGCCGGTCGGCGCGGTCTGGAAGGCGATCCAGGACTGGGACGCCTACACGAGGGCGTTCCCGAACACGACGGAGTCGGTCGAGATCTCCCGAAAGGGCGGCCGCTCGCTCGTCCGGATGAAGATCGGCCACCCGGTCGTGTCGGTCCAGTACCACGTCGAAATGAAGCGGGACGAGGAGAAGAAGGTGATCTCGTTCCAGATGGTCAAGGAGCTCCCCAACGACCTCGACGACGTGCGGGGTTACTGGCGCCTGTTCGAGCAGCCGGGCGGCAGGACGCTCATCGCCTACGTCCTGGCGATCCGGGCGCCCATGGGGCTCATCAACCTCATCGGGCCGAAGCTCGAGGATCAGGCGATCACCGCGCTCCTCAACGTCCCCGGGTTCATGAAGGACTGGATCGAAGGTCCGGGCCGATCGCGGTACCTTTGAGCGCTAGGTCTCCTCGGCCGCCTCGCCCCGCCTGTTGAACGCGTTCATCGCCTTGACAGCGCCGTCCTTCACGACGGCCTCGACCGCGTCCGCGGCGCGCTCCACGACGTCCGGCAGCTCGGCCGCCTCCTCCTTCGCGAAGGGCTGGAGGACGTAGTCGGTCGCGTCGCCGAACCTCGGCCGCCCGATGCCCACGCGGACCCGGAGGAACCCGGGATCGCCGAGCTCGGCCGCGCACGACGCGAGCCCCTTGTGGCCGCCCAGGCCGCCCCCGACCTTCACGCGGACGACTCCGAACTCGAGGTCGAGGTCGTCGTGCACGACGACGATGTCCGGGATCGCGATGCGGAAGAACGCGGCCGCGCGGACCACGCTCCTCCCGCTCAGGTTCATGAAGGTGAGAGGCTTGAGGAGCAGGGCCGGCCTCCCCGCGACGTCGGCCCGCGAGGCGAGCCCCGAAAACTTCTCCTGCCAGCCCGCTCCCGCGGCCCTCCTTTGCAGCGCGTCGGCGACCATGAACCCGGCGTTGTGCCGGGTCCCCGCGTACTTCGGCCCCGGGTTGCCGAGGCCGACGACGAGCGCGCCACCCTCCACGGGCTAGTCCTTCTTGCCGTCCTTCTTGGCGTCCTTCTTGGCGTCCTTCTTGACGTCCTTCTTGCCGTCCTTCTTGGCGTCGGCCTCGCCCTCGGCCTTCTTCTCGCCCTCCGCGCCCTCGGCAGCCGCCTCGCCCTCGGCGCCCTCGGCAGCCGCCTCGACGGCGACCTCCTCGACCTTCTCGGCCTTGGGCATCGTGACCGTGAACACCGACTGCTCGCCCGGCAGCGCGATCGTCGCGCCTTCGGGGATCGCGAGCTCCCTCACCGCGATGTGCCCGCCGAGCTCGAGCGCGGAGACGTCGTGGACGATCTCCGCCGGGATGCGATCCGGGAGGCAGTCGACCGGCACGTGGCGGAAGATCTGCGTGAGCCCGCCGCCGGCGGCCTCGCCGAGCGACCGACCGGTGCGGATCACCGGGACCTGGACGCGGATCGGCTTGGTGACGTCGATCGCGAGGAAGTCGACGTGCTGCAGCGTCCGGCGCACCGGGTGGTACTGGTGATCCCGGACGAGCGCGACGATCTCCTTCGCCTTGCCCCCTTCCTGGACGTTCAGCTTGAGCACCGTGTTGAGGCGCATCGGCCCGGCGAGCGCCTGGACGATCTCGCGGGGCACGACCGAGACGCAGAACGTCTCGACGCCGAGGCCGTAGACGACCGCCGGCACCTGGCCCGAACGGCGCATGCGCCGCGCCGCGCCCTTGCCCGTGTTGTTCCGCTTGATGACGTTGAGCGTTTTGAATTCCATTGTCCTGACCTTCCTTCAACCGCCGTTGGCGTTTTTCTTCCCTTGTCTCAACCGAACAGGGAGCTGACCGAGTCTCCCGTGTGGATCCGCTTGATCGCCTCCGCGAGCAGCGACGCGCACGACACGACCTCGATGCGCCCGTCGCGCTTCTCCTCGTCGGAGTGCGGGATCGTGTCCGTCACGATGAGCTTCTCGAGCACCGACGCCTTGAGCCTTTCGATCGCCGGGCCGGACAGCACGCCGTGCGTCGCCGCCGCCATGACCCGCTTCGCGCCCGCGTCGACGAGCGCCTTTGCCGAGTTCGTGAGCGTGCCCGCCGTGTCGACCATGTCGTCCACGATGATGCAGTCGCAGCCCTTCACCTCGCCAATGATGTTCATCACCTCGGACTGGTTCGCCTTCGGGCGCCGCTTGTCGATGATCGCGAGGTTCGCGTGCAGCTGCTTCGCGAACGCGCGCGCCCGCGCCACGCCGCCCGCGTCCGGAGACACGATCACGACCTCGTCGCGCAGCTGCTCCTTCATGTGCGTCGCGATGACGTTCAGCCCGTAGAGGTTGTCGAACGGCACGTCGAAGAAGCCCTGGATCTGGCCCGCGTGCAGATCGAGCGCGACCATGCGATCGACGCCCGCGGCCTGCAGGAGATCCGCGACGAGCTTCGCGCTGATAGGCGTGCGCGGCGCGGCCTTGCGATCCTGGCGCGAGTAACCGTAGTACGGCACGACCGCG includes the following:
- a CDS encoding ribose-phosphate pyrophosphokinase translates to MAFNTICLIAGSANPQLAREISNRAKIRLGEVTLKRFSDGEVFVQIEENVRGSSAFVIQPTCAPVNDNLMELLVLIDALKRASVESITAVVPYYGYSRQDRKAAPRTPISAKLVADLLQAAGVDRMVALDLHAGQIQGFFDVPFDNLYGLNVIATHMKEQLRDEVVIVSPDAGGVARARAFAKQLHANLAIIDKRRPKANQSEVMNIIGEVKGCDCIIVDDMVDTAGTLTNSAKALVDAGAKRVMAAATHGVLSGPAIERLKASVLEKLIVTDTIPHSDEEKRDGRIEVVSCASLLAEAIKRIHTGDSVSSLFG
- a CDS encoding SRPBCC family protein — protein: MLSLHKTHLPVLLVAGALAVALAPLGAAAVDFTPIELESLKRGAVVRQELPSSRRGGFYGGSGYAIVDAPVGAVWKAIQDWDAYTRAFPNTTESVEISRKGGRSLVRMKIGHPVVSVQYHVEMKRDEEKKVISFQMVKELPNDLDDVRGYWRLFEQPGGRTLIAYVLAIRAPMGLINLIGPKLEDQAITALLNVPGFMKDWIEGPGRSRYL
- the pth gene encoding aminoacyl-tRNA hydrolase — encoded protein: MEGGALVVGLGNPGPKYAGTRHNAGFMVADALQRRAAGAGWQEKFSGLASRADVAGRPALLLKPLTFMNLSGRSVVRAAAFFRIAIPDIVVVHDDLDLEFGVVRVKVGGGLGGHKGLASCAAELGDPGFLRVRVGIGRPRFGDATDYVLQPFAKEEAAELPDVVERAADAVEAVVKDGAVKAMNAFNRRGEAAEET
- a CDS encoding 50S ribosomal protein L25: MEFKTLNVIKRNNTGKGAARRMRRSGQVPAVVYGLGVETFCVSVVPREIVQALAGPMRLNTVLKLNVQEGGKAKEIVALVRDHQYHPVRRTLQHVDFLAIDVTKPIRVQVPVIRTGRSLGEAAGGGLTQIFRHVPVDCLPDRIPAEIVHDVSALELGGHIAVRELAIPEGATIALPGEQSVFTVTMPKAEKVEEVAVEAAAEGAEGEAAAEGAEGEKKAEGEADAKKDGKKDVKKDAKKDAKKDGKKD